DNA from Armatimonadota bacterium:
CTTCCAGCTGCGCGCGGACCGGGCGCTGCCGCGCCTGGCCATCCGGGTGAGCGCGGCGGCGCCGCCGCACCTGACGCTGGGCGGCACCACGCTCGACCTGCTGCGCCTGGCCGGCGACGGCGGGAGCGTGACCGTAGAGGTGCGGTGGCGCCCCTGGTGGCGCCTCCGCCCTGTGGTATACTGGTAGGTGACGTGACCGCGACGGGCGGAGAGTCGACTCTCCGCCTTTCGAGTTTCGGGCCGCCCGGCGAGCGGGCGGCCGGATGGTGATCGCACTCCTTGGACGCATCAGATAGTCCCCTCGGGCTGGTCCTGTACGTGGCCCTGGCCCTCCTGTCCGCCTGCGCCTCCACGGCGGAGGTGGCCCTGCTGGCGGCCAACCGCCAGCGCCTGCGCCAGCGGGCCGACGCCGGCGAGGCGCGGGCGCGCCGCGCCCTCCGCCTGATCGCCGACCCGGTGCGGGTCCACTCCACGCTGCTCGTGGCCGACACCCTGGCCAACGTTGGCGCGGCCGCCGTGGCGGTCGTGCTCTTCCTGCGCTGGTGGGGGCCGGGAGCGGCGGCGCTGGCGGCCTTCCTCGTCACCGCCGCGCTGCTGCTCCTCCTGGGGGAGCTCGTGCCCCGGGCGCTGGGGGCGCGCTTCGCCGACCGGCTGGCCCCGGTCCTGGCCGGACCGGTACAGGTCCTCGCCGTCGCGCTGGCGCCGCTCGTCCGGGCCCTGGCGCTGGCCGGCCGGGTGGTCGTCCTGCCGCTGGGGGCGCGCGTGCGCCCCAACGCGTTGGTGACGGAGGAGGAGATCCGGCTGCTGGTGGAGCGCGGCGAGGCCGAGGGGGTCATCGAGCGGGACGAGCGGGAGATGATCCACTCCATCTTCGAGTTCGGGGATACGGTGGCGCGGGAGGTGATGGTCCCGCGCATCGACATGGAGGCCATCGAGGACACCGCCACGGTGCGTCAGGCGGTAGACCGCCTGGTGGCCACCGGGCACTCGCGCCTGCCGGTC
Protein-coding regions in this window:
- a CDS encoding hemolysin family protein, yielding MDASDSPLGLVLYVALALLSACASTAEVALLAANRQRLRQRADAGEARARRALRLIADPVRVHSTLLVADTLANVGAAAVAVVLFLRWWGPGAAALAAFLVTAALLLLLGELVPRALGARFADRLAPVLAGPVQVLAVALAPLVRALALAGRVVVLPLGARVRPNALVTEEEIRLLVERGEAEGVIERDEREMIHSIFEFGDTVAREVMVPRIDMEAIEDTATVRQAVDRLVATGHSRLPVFHESLDNIVGVLYYKDLLRPLAAGLADAPVRQFMRPAYFIPESKRLDELFREMQRRKVHMAVVVDEYGGTAGLVTLEDLLEEIVGPILDEYDVEEPLVEVVSDREAVVAGRMHLEEVNDLLHLALPVGEVDTIGGFVTSLLGRVPEAGERVAYDGVEIVVERVDGPRVAAVRIRRVPEGAPVARAAGGPEA